A region of the Myxococcus stipitatus DSM 14675 genome:
GGGCGGCAAGGTCATCAAGGACATCATCGCGCGCACCGGCGCGGCGATTAACATCGAGGACTCCGGCCGGGTGGACATCGCCAGCGCGAACGGCGAGGCCGTGAAGGCCGCCATCGCGATGATCCAGGCGCTGACCCGCGAGGCGGAGATCGGGAAGATCTACACGGGCACCGTGCGGAAGATCGCCGAGTTCGGCGCCTTCGTGGAGCTGTTCCCGGGCACCGACGGCCTCATCCACATCTCCGAGCTGTCCGACAAGCGCGTCAAGAGCGTCTCCGACGTGCTGAAGGAGGGCGATGAGGTGCTGGTGAAGGTGGTCAGCATCGACAAGACGGGCAAGATTCGTCTGTCGCGCAAGGAGGCGATGGCGGAGCGCGCGGCGCAGCAGCAGGGCGCGGCGGACACCGTCGCGGCGCAGCCGGCCCCCGAGGCCACCCAGCCCAACGCCAAGGCCTGATTCCCGGCCCCACGCGGACCTCTCCATGAGGTCCGCCGTGGCACCCGACGCCCCCTTCCGCAGCTCGCGGGAGGGGGTGTTTTCGTTGGGGGCGGGAATGGCTTAGACCTGGGGTTCGGGGTCGTGCGTTGGAGGTGCGAGCCCCGTCTGCCCGGAGGCCTCGTTGCCGCCTCGTCCATCATCCGCCACCTCACCCAGCGCTCCTGGTGTCGTCTCGTGGGTCTCCCGCGCGCTGGGCGCCTTCCGGTGGGCGTTCATGCCCCTGGGGCTGCTGGCGCTGGTGGCCGTGGGCGTGCACGCGGCGGCGGACACGTTGGATGACCGGCTGTTGTCGTGGGTGGACCGCGCCGACGCGGCCTTCGATGGCTGGGTGGGCCAATACGACCTGACGGCGCCGATGGTGGAGTGGGTTTCACTCGAGCTGCGCACGCGCATCGCGCGCGTCCTGGCGCTGACGTGGGAGCTGGCCGCGGACCTGGTGCTCGCGCTTCCTGCGTTGGGGTACCGCGAGGCCTCCGCCGCGCGTCCCGCGGAGGCCTGGCGTGCGGCGATGGAGGGCCCGAAGGAGCAGCCTTCGTGGCGTGCGTTGTGGCTGCGCTGTGTGCGCCGGCCCACGCCGATGCGGTGGTTGAGGCCGCTCGCCACGGCGGCGGTGGTGGTGGCCGGAGCGTGCGCGGTGGCGCGGCTGCTTCAAGGCACGGTGTACCTGTCCTGGCGCGAGCTGATGGGAGACCGGGTCGCGGACTGGGGCGCGAGGGGACTGGCGCTCGGGGCGCTGGTGGGCGTGCTGTCCACGCTGGGTTGGCGTGCGGTGCTGCGAAACCTCCAGCACGCGGACACGGCCTGTGCACAAGAGACCGGTCGCCGGGCCTTCACTCGAGGCCTGCTGGGGTGCGTGGTGGTGGTGCCGTTGGCCGTGGCCGCCGCGCTCGAAGCGTCTCCTCTCTGGTCGTTCTTTCGCTGAGGCGCCCACCCATGTTCTCGAGCCGAGCCCGAGGGCTGCTGGACTTCTGCATGGCGGTGCTGTGCGTGTGGACGGCGTACCACCACACGCCCGCGGGGGCGCTGGTGCGCAAGGCCTCCGCGTGGGCCTTCTCCACGCAGAGCACCGCGCGACCGTTGTTGGCGTTCTACGACGGCATGACGGGCACGACGCTGGCCGCGCCCATGGTGGCTCCGGAGGTTTCGCTGGTGCGCGCGCTGACGAGCGCCGAGGCGCTGGCATGGGGCACACACCTGGCGCTGAAGGGAATGGACGCGCGCGCGCGGGCTCCCGCGACGGCGCTGGCGCAGGAGCAGGGCATCTCCATGTCGACGCTGGTGGACCCGGTGGAGGGGCCCGTCGCGGCGCGCAGGCTCCTGTCGGGGCTGGCGGAGGACTTTCCGCGCGAGGAGGCCCGGGTGACGGCCGTCTTCGTCGGACGCGTGCCCGCGCGCTATGCGCAGGAGCGTGCCGAGGCGGAAGGGGGCGCGTTGACGCTCGAGGCGCTGAGCCGGCAGCTTCCTCCTGGCTTCGAAGCGGCCTCGGTGGGAGCGGCGCAGGCGTTGGCCCTGTCCACGGCTTTTGGTCTGGCGTGGCCCGTGTCCGAAGGGGCACGTGTGACGAGCCCGTTCGGTGAGCGCAATCACCCCGTGCTGGGCACTCGGAAGATGCACACGGGCGTGGACCTGGGTGTCCCCACGGGCACGGCGGTGGCGGCCGTGGCGGAGGGCGTGGTGCGGCGCGCGAGTGAAGACTCCGTGAACGGCCGCGTGCTCGTATTGGACCATGGCCGAGGTGTGACGACGGCGTACTGCCACAACTCGGAGCTGCTCGTGCGGGTGGGGGAGCAGGTGACTCGGGGGCAGCTCATCGCTCGCTCCGGCAATACGGGCCGCTCCACGGGACCCCATCTGCACTATCAGCTCGAGCTGGCCTCGCGGCCCATGGACCCTCTCAAGTTCCGCGCTTCTGTTAGGACCGTGTCCCAGGACGCGCCTTTTTGACGGAATGCGAGTTCCTCGGAGGAGGGCGGGTGTTCCAGGGAGCGTGTCTTTGCTCGGCCGTGGGGGCTTGCGGGGACTACCCGTGACGTTGGCGAGGGAACTGGAGACGGCGCGAGGCTGTGGTACATCCGCGCCATGGCCTCGTCCCTGACTGTGCAGGTGCGCCGTGTTCGCGCGCACCCAGAGCCCTTGCCGCTTCCCCGCTACGAGACCGAGCTCGCCGCCGGGCTGGATTTGCGGGCGGACATCGACGAGGAGCGAGTCCTCCAACCCCTCGCGCGGATGGCGGTTCCCACGGGGCTCGCGCTGGGGTTGCCGCCTGGGTACGAGGGCCAGGTGCGACCTCGCTCGGGGTTGGCGCTCCGACATGGAATCACCCTGCTGAACTCACCTGGGACGGTGGACGCGGACTATCGGGGCGAGGTGCACGCCGTCCTGGTCAACCTCTCCAACGAGCCCTTCACCGTGCGTCGGGGTGACCGGGTCGCCCAGCTGGTGGTGGCGCCGGTGACCTCGGTGACGCTGGCGGAGGTGGAGGTGCTCGACGCGACGGCGCGGGGTGGGAGTGGGTTCGGGTCCACGGGCCGATAAGGCCGACGCGGACGGCATCGTTCCTTGATGACAGGGGAGTGTGCAGAATATGAGGCCCGGACCGCGTCCCCGCTGGTGGTCCTTCCTCGACTGGCCCCTGGAGTCCGACTGCTTTGCTTTGCTACCGCTGCGGAAGCCACGTCCCCGAGACGAATGACACCTGTCCCACCTGCGGGATGAAGTACGACGCGACTGCTCGACAGGCAGCCGGCGTCGCTCGCAAGCGGGGTCTGGAAGGCGCGCCCTACAAGCCCGGGGACGTCCTCGCCGGCCGCTACTCCATCAAGGAAGTGGTGGGCTCGGGCCCCATGGGCTTCGTCTTCCGGGCCCAGGACGAAGAGATAGACGTCGAGGTCGCGCTGAAGACCGTGCACCCGCGGCTCGTGCAGCAGCCCGAGGAGCGCACCCAGTTCTCCTTCTCGATGCGGGTGGGCAAGAAGCTCAACCACCCCAACCTGTTGCGCGTCTACGAAGAGGGGCTCGATGGCGAGCGGCCCTTCTTCACCATGCAGCTGTTGGAGGGATTGACGCTGCGGCGGATGATGGAGCAGCGCGCCTCGCGCGGGCAGCTCTTCTCGCTCAAGGACGTGGAGCCGCTGCTCGCGCAGATGGCCGCGGCGCTGGATGCCGCGCATCGCTTCGGTCCGCACTCCGACGTCAAGCCCGAGAACGTCATCGTCCTGCCGGACCTGCTGAAGGTGACGGACTACGGGCTGGGGCTCGCCGTGCCGCAGCTGCCCTTCGTCCAGGCGCAGAAGGGACATCGCTCGGATGTCTACATCGCGCCCGAGTACGTGGCGGGTGGTGAGCTCGACACGCGCATGGATGTGTACTCGCTCGGCGTGGTGATGGGTGAGCTCCTCACCGGGCTGGTGCCGACGGAAGGCGTGGTGCCGGGACTCACGTCGCTGCACCCGGACCTGCCCACGTCCTTCGAGGCGCTCTATCGCCGAGCGCTCAACATCAACCCGCTGGCCCGGCCGAAGTCCGCGGGGGAGCTGCACGCCGAGTTCGCCAACATCCTCGCGCGCTCGCCGGCCGCGGTGACCACGCGGGTGCGCGGTGTGCCGCCTCCCCCTGGGTCCGCGCAGGCCGCCGCGGTGAGGATGTCCGCTCGGCCTCCGCCGCCGGTGCCCACGGACATGATGCCGATTCCCACGGGCATCGTGTCCGCCGCGAAGCCGCCGCCGCCGGTGGCTGCTCCGCACGAGGAGGAAGAGCCGCCTCCGCCGGATGCGACGCAGCCGCTGGATGCGGCGACGCTCGCCGCCATCATTGGCGCGAATCCCCATGCGTCGCATCAGCGCCTCACCGAGCAGGCGATGCCGTTCATCTCCGGCCCGGCGGCTCGTGCCGCGATGGAGTCCGCGCAGGGGGGGCGTGCCTCGTCCGATGCCGGACGCGGCGGTGGTGAGTCGCCGTACGGTGGTCGTTCCGCGCAGGATGCCGCGCATGGCGGACGCGCGGGCGCCGAGGGCGGGAGGTCCGCGTCGGAGTCCTTGCACGGGGGCCGCTCTAGTGGCGAGTCGTCGCAGAGCGGACGCGGCGGTGGTGAGTCATCGCAGAGCGGACGCGGCGGTGGCGAGTCGCTGCAGAGCGGTCGCGGCGGTGGCGAGTCGTCGCAGAGCGGACGCGGCGGTGGTGAGTCGTCGCAGGGCGGTCGCGGCGGTGGCGAGTCGTCGCAGAGCGGTCGCGGCAGTGGTGAGTCGTCGCAGGGCGGTCGCGGCGGTGGTGAGTCATCGCAGAGCGGTCGCGGCGGTGGTGAGTCGTCGCAGAGCGGACGTGGCGGTGCTGAGGCCTCGCAGAGCGGTCGCGGCGTTGGTGGCTCGTCGCAAGGCGGTCGCAGCGGTGGCGAGTCGTCGCAGAGTGGTCGCAGCGGTGGTGAGTCGTCGCAGGGTGGTCGCAGCGGCAGTGAGTCGGCGCACGGTGGCCGCGCTGGTGCTGAGGCATCGCAGAGCGGTCGCGGAAGTGGTGAGCCTTCGCAGGGTGGTCGCGGCGGTGGTGACCCTTCGCGGTCCGGAGCGGATTCGAACCACAGTGGACGCTCGGGCGCGGAGAGCCTCTCGCGAGGCTCTTCAGAGCCGTCCCTGAGTGGACGCTCCAGTGCGGAGCCATCTGCGCGTTCGGGAGGCCCCGCGCCTCGCGCCTCCGGTCCGATGCCCTCGGCACAACCGCGAGCATCGTCGCGAGGCCAGGACTCGGTGGCGGGCGAAGCCGCTCCCTCCGTCTCCGGTGCCCGGTCCGCGCGCGGGCTGGAATCCTCTCCCGCGACGTCTGGTGCCCGCCCCGTGTCGCGGACCCTGGAAGCGCCCGTGGTGCCGAGCATCCGCACGGCACGCACGCTCGAGACCGTGCCGGCGATGTCGGGCGCGCGCACCGCGCCTCGGGCCCTCGACTTCGACCCGAGCATGTCGGGAGCGCGCTCGGGGGCACGCATCGCGCCGACTCAGCGGGGCAATCGCCCGCAGAAGTCCTCGGCCAAGCGTCGTCGTCTGGCGTTCGTCTGGATGGTGGTGCTGACGGTGGGTGGCCTCGCGCTCGGCGCGGGCGGCGGCTATCTGCTGTTGAACTACTGGAAGTCTCGCGGCACCCCGAAGCCGTCTGCTCCCTCCGCGGGTTCAGTGTCGCGGCAGGGGGGCAATGAAGTGGCGCCTCCGCTGGTCGTGGCCCTGTCTGAGAAGTGTCAGGACGGGATGCGGCTGGTGAGCGGAGGGTCCTTCAAGCGAGGCAAGGTCCGCGACGACGAACTCGCCAAGGTGGACGAGCGTCCCAGCGAGAACGTCATGGTGAACTCCTTCTGCATCGACGAGTTCGAGTTCCCGAACCAGCGGGGAGCGACCCCTCGAGTGGACGTCACCTTGGCTCAGGCACGTGCGCTGTGCGAGGCGGCGCAGAAGCGGCTCTGCACAGAGGACGAGTGGGAGAAGGCATGCAAGGGACCGGGCAACGCGCGCTTCGCGTACGGGAACGATTACCTTCAGGGCACGTGCAATACGAAGATTCCCCAAGCGGGCATCGTGCCTTCCATCGCGGCGTCCGGGACGTCACCTCAGTGCGTCTCGCCGGGCTATCGCGTGGCCGACCTCTCCGGCAACGTCGCCGAGTGGACGGAGACCCGCATCGAGCGCCGGGGCACCATCCAGAAGGGTGGAGCCTTCAACGAGCCCTACGCCGACTCCCGCTGCAGCGCGGTGAAGTATGGCGACCCCGAGATGGCCTCCGCGTCGGTGGGCTTCCGTTGCTGCTCGAGCGCACAGCCATGAGCCGGCTGGCACTCGTGCTCTGCCTCTCCCTGTTGCCAGCCGTCGCGCTGGCCCAGGGGAGTGCTCGCCCACGAGTGGTGGCGGTGAAGTCCGCCAACCTCGCGCCCTACGCCTCCGTCATCGCTGGCTTCTCCGCGGAGGCTCGCGCGGACGTGCAGGAGATGATGCTCGACGAGAGCCCGGGCGCCGCCGCGCGTGTCTTCAAGAAGCTGGCGGCGCAGAAGCCCGCA
Encoded here:
- a CDS encoding M23 family metallopeptidase, which translates into the protein MFSSRARGLLDFCMAVLCVWTAYHHTPAGALVRKASAWAFSTQSTARPLLAFYDGMTGTTLAAPMVAPEVSLVRALTSAEALAWGTHLALKGMDARARAPATALAQEQGISMSTLVDPVEGPVAARRLLSGLAEDFPREEARVTAVFVGRVPARYAQERAEAEGGALTLEALSRQLPPGFEAASVGAAQALALSTAFGLAWPVSEGARVTSPFGERNHPVLGTRKMHTGVDLGVPTGTAVAAVAEGVVRRASEDSVNGRVLVLDHGRGVTTAYCHNSELLVRVGEQVTRGQLIARSGNTGRSTGPHLHYQLELASRPMDPLKFRASVRTVSQDAPF
- the dut gene encoding dUTP diphosphatase, which codes for MASSLTVQVRRVRAHPEPLPLPRYETELAAGLDLRADIDEERVLQPLARMAVPTGLALGLPPGYEGQVRPRSGLALRHGITLLNSPGTVDADYRGEVHAVLVNLSNEPFTVRRGDRVAQLVVAPVTSVTLAEVEVLDATARGGSGFGSTGR
- a CDS encoding protein kinase domain-containing protein; protein product: MLCYRCGSHVPETNDTCPTCGMKYDATARQAAGVARKRGLEGAPYKPGDVLAGRYSIKEVVGSGPMGFVFRAQDEEIDVEVALKTVHPRLVQQPEERTQFSFSMRVGKKLNHPNLLRVYEEGLDGERPFFTMQLLEGLTLRRMMEQRASRGQLFSLKDVEPLLAQMAAALDAAHRFGPHSDVKPENVIVLPDLLKVTDYGLGLAVPQLPFVQAQKGHRSDVYIAPEYVAGGELDTRMDVYSLGVVMGELLTGLVPTEGVVPGLTSLHPDLPTSFEALYRRALNINPLARPKSAGELHAEFANILARSPAAVTTRVRGVPPPPGSAQAAAVRMSARPPPPVPTDMMPIPTGIVSAAKPPPPVAAPHEEEEPPPPDATQPLDAATLAAIIGANPHASHQRLTEQAMPFISGPAARAAMESAQGGRASSDAGRGGGESPYGGRSAQDAAHGGRAGAEGGRSASESLHGGRSSGESSQSGRGGGESSQSGRGGGESLQSGRGGGESSQSGRGGGESSQGGRGGGESSQSGRGSGESSQGGRGGGESSQSGRGGGESSQSGRGGAEASQSGRGVGGSSQGGRSGGESSQSGRSGGESSQGGRSGSESAHGGRAGAEASQSGRGSGEPSQGGRGGGDPSRSGADSNHSGRSGAESLSRGSSEPSLSGRSSAEPSARSGGPAPRASGPMPSAQPRASSRGQDSVAGEAAPSVSGARSARGLESSPATSGARPVSRTLEAPVVPSIRTARTLETVPAMSGARTAPRALDFDPSMSGARSGARIAPTQRGNRPQKSSAKRRRLAFVWMVVLTVGGLALGAGGGYLLLNYWKSRGTPKPSAPSAGSVSRQGGNEVAPPLVVALSEKCQDGMRLVSGGSFKRGKVRDDELAKVDERPSENVMVNSFCIDEFEFPNQRGATPRVDVTLAQARALCEAAQKRLCTEDEWEKACKGPGNARFAYGNDYLQGTCNTKIPQAGIVPSIAASGTSPQCVSPGYRVADLSGNVAEWTETRIERRGTIQKGGAFNEPYADSRCSAVKYGDPEMASASVGFRCCSSAQP